In Fragaria vesca subsp. vesca linkage group LG5, FraVesHawaii_1.0, whole genome shotgun sequence, the genomic stretch AGTAAAACAAATTATTGAGGACACATTAACTTGATCACCAACAGTCATGCTTCAGCAATGTCGAATAAACATAGCCAAGATAACAGACCTATGAAACATACAATAGTAGTTTCCTAGTTCCACTACCTAAAAGCCCTCACTCTCCCTCTATAGCTAACTCTCAAGCGAGTCAGCAAATCAGAAAACTATCATAATCACAAATGCAAGCCATTTATTATGAAATTTATGTTGCAAATGTTTTTGAAAGGTAACAGAACTGACCAAAAGTCTAAAGGCCGAACATTCTCAAGCAGGAATACAGCTAATGTATTTACAGATATAAGAGCAGCAACACTAAACAACCGTGCTGATGTATTTTCAAAGTTAATCTTGGACTAACAAAATATCAGCGCAGCAATCACAAATACACCAATCAACAAAAACAGATTCTTCAACACATTATCAACCTGCTGCCTTTGAGTTACTGGCTGAGGGAAACCGTGAGCGTGGCCCCCATGAAATGAACTGCTGAAACCATAAGGAAAACCAGAAGTTGTTCCATATACCGTGGCATCCGCAAATCCGGATTGATAATGAACATTAAATGAGGGAAACAGACCACCAATTGCAGCGGCCAGCGTCATGTTACCAATCCTGGCAGTTGCCGTGGGCATAAATCCTCCCATAAACCCAAACCCGTAATTGGGGAACTGATTGGTCTCCGGTGGAGGAGCAGTTTCAGGCCTCTGCCCAGCAGGGCGGTTAGGAATACTGATCCCCGGATACGATTTTGATCTCGGGTCAGTCTGTGTCTTACCCCTGCCGTAAAGAGGAACCAACTTGTCTTCCTGTACAAGGGCCTTGCACACCGGGCACTCTTGGCAATGCGAGTGATGGTGCAGCCATCTGTAAAGACAAGGCCAGCAGAAGAGATGACCACAAAGTGTTATGATCGGATCCTGCGCTAAATCGAAGCAAATGTTGCACTCGAAATCCCCTGCGTCATTGGCATTAGTCCCCGAGCAAGACTGGCTTTGGGGCGGCACGCTCATTGATTCCCCAAAACCACTTGCCATCCCTGCACTCACAAAACTTCAAAATTCGCAAACCCTGTAATCCATACGAACACATCATTAACTCTCCCCCGTCTTGAACTCAACATCGAAATCCAAACAACAGCATAAAGAATCCACATTATTCATCAAAAAATTACAATCCCAAGACTACCAAATTCACAATAATAGGTTCCGAAAGCTGAAATTCCAATCCACTAAACAAAAACACAAAAAATCCTAAACAAAATCAAATAGATCAAATCACACAACAATCAAATCTTGCCCAAA encodes the following:
- the LOC101293790 gene encoding uncharacterized protein LOC101293790 isoform 2; the encoded protein is MASGFGESMSVPPQSQSCSGTNANDAGDFECNICFDLAQDPIITLCGHLFCWPCLYRWLHHHSHCQECPVCKALVQEDKLVPLYGRGKTQTDPRSKSYPGISIPNRPAGQRPETAPPPETNQFPNYGFGFMGGFMPTATARIGNMTLAAAIGGLFPSFNVHYQSGFADATVYGTTSGFPYGFSSSFHGGHAHGFPQPVTQRQQVDNVLKNLFLLIGVFVIAALIFC